Proteins encoded in a region of the Massilia sp. UMI-21 genome:
- a CDS encoding malate dehydrogenase, translating into MAKTPMRVAVTGAAGQIGYSLLFRIANGDMLGKDQPVILQLLEIDNEKAQKALKGVMMEIDDCAFPLLAGMTAHADPMTAFKDADVALLVGARPRGPGMERKDLLEANAQIFTVQGKALDAVASRDVKVLVVGNPANTNAYIAMKSAPNLPAKNFTAMLRLDHNRALSQVAAKLNKPVGAIEKMVVWGNHSPTMYADYRFATIDGASVKEAINDDAWNRDTFLPTVGKRGAAIIDARGASSAASAANAAIDHVRDWVLGTNGKWTTMGIPSDGSYGIPEGTMFGFPVTTENGEYTIVQGLDIDAFSQERINLTLKELEEEKAGVAHLLN; encoded by the coding sequence ATGGCTAAAACCCCAATGCGCGTCGCCGTCACCGGCGCGGCCGGCCAGATCGGCTATTCCCTGCTGTTCCGCATCGCCAACGGCGACATGCTGGGCAAGGACCAGCCGGTCATCCTGCAGCTGCTCGAGATCGACAACGAGAAGGCACAGAAGGCGCTCAAGGGCGTCATGATGGAAATCGACGATTGCGCATTCCCGCTGCTGGCCGGCATGACCGCCCACGCCGATCCGATGACCGCCTTCAAGGATGCCGACGTGGCCCTGCTGGTCGGCGCGCGTCCGCGCGGCCCGGGCATGGAGCGCAAGGACCTGCTGGAAGCCAACGCCCAGATCTTCACCGTGCAGGGCAAGGCGCTGGACGCGGTCGCGTCGCGCGACGTCAAGGTGCTGGTGGTCGGCAACCCGGCCAACACCAACGCCTACATCGCCATGAAATCGGCCCCGAACCTGCCGGCCAAGAACTTCACCGCCATGCTGCGCCTGGACCACAACCGCGCCCTGTCGCAGGTTGCCGCCAAGCTGAACAAGCCGGTCGGCGCCATCGAGAAGATGGTCGTGTGGGGCAACCACTCGCCGACCATGTACGCCGACTACCGCTTCGCGACCATCGACGGCGCATCGGTCAAGGAAGCGATCAACGACGACGCCTGGAACCGCGACACCTTCCTGCCGACCGTCGGCAAGCGCGGCGCCGCCATCATCGACGCCCGCGGCGCCTCGTCGGCAGCCTCGGCCGCCAATGCGGCGATCGACCACGTGCGCGACTGGGTGCTGGGCACCAATGGCAAGTGGACCACCATGGGCATCCCGTCGGACGGTTCGTACGGCATCCCGGAAGGCACCATGTTCGGCTTCCCGGTCACCACCGAGAACGGCGAGTACACCATCGTCCAGGGCCTGGACATCGACGCCTTCTCGCAGGAGCGCATCAACCTGACGCTGAAGGAACTCGAAGAAGAGAAGGCCGGCGTCGCGCATCTGCTGAACTGA
- a CDS encoding GntR family transcriptional regulator yields the protein MNPLSPNSSDAAGSDASPSFRPLYQQIKALITQSLQSGEWKPGELMPSEVELAGRFKVSQGTVRKAIDELAAEHLVVRRQGKGTFVATHAEERAHFRFLRLMPDEGVPHHPDNRFIAVLRIRATAEVARLLELKPGDAVLYIKRVQSFDGVPTILEELWLPGALFKGLTAERLVEYKGPMYGLFESEFGTRMIRATEKIRAVAADAVAAEHLKVAQGTPLLCADRVSFSYGDKPVELRRGIYSTARHHYRSELS from the coding sequence ATGAACCCCCTTTCGCCCAACAGCAGCGATGCAGCCGGCAGCGACGCATCGCCGTCCTTCCGTCCGCTGTACCAGCAGATCAAGGCCTTGATCACCCAGAGCCTGCAGTCGGGCGAGTGGAAGCCGGGCGAGCTGATGCCCAGCGAAGTCGAGCTGGCGGGGCGCTTCAAGGTCAGCCAGGGCACGGTGCGCAAGGCCATCGACGAGCTGGCGGCCGAGCACCTGGTGGTGCGCCGCCAGGGCAAGGGCACGTTCGTGGCCACCCACGCCGAGGAGCGCGCCCACTTCCGCTTCCTGCGCCTGATGCCCGACGAAGGCGTGCCGCACCATCCGGACAACCGCTTCATCGCCGTGCTGCGCATCCGCGCCACGGCCGAAGTGGCGCGCCTGCTCGAGCTGAAGCCGGGCGACGCCGTGCTCTACATCAAGCGGGTGCAATCCTTCGACGGCGTGCCGACCATCCTGGAGGAGTTGTGGCTGCCAGGGGCTTTGTTCAAGGGCCTGACGGCGGAGCGCCTGGTGGAGTACAAGGGGCCGATGTACGGGCTGTTCGAGTCGGAATTCGGCACGCGCATGATCCGCGCCACCGAGAAGATCCGCGCGGTCGCGGCGGACGCGGTGGCGGCCGAGCACCTGAAGGTGGCGCAAGGCACGCCGCTGCTGTGCGCGGACCGGGTGTCGTTCAGCTACGGCGACAAGCCGGTGGAGTTGCGCCGGGGGATTTATTCGACCGCGCGCCACCATTACCGGAGCGAGTTGTCATAA